In a single window of the Xylanimonas protaetiae genome:
- a CDS encoding type II toxin-antitoxin system VapC family toxin: MAVVYFDASALVKLVVAESGSDLASALYNRADVAVTSRIADVEVRAALGAGARAGLLDAEAHAVAVAAWERLWPSLAVVEVGERVAREAAALLASSTVPLRADDAVHVASALTVAHPETVVAAWDDQVASAARARSLIVLP, from the coding sequence ATGGCCGTCGTCTACTTCGACGCGTCGGCGCTCGTGAAGCTCGTCGTCGCCGAGTCCGGCTCCGACCTCGCCTCCGCGCTCTACAACCGCGCCGACGTCGCCGTCACGAGCCGGATCGCCGACGTCGAGGTGCGCGCGGCGCTCGGCGCCGGGGCGCGTGCAGGACTGCTCGACGCGGAGGCCCACGCCGTCGCCGTCGCCGCCTGGGAGCGGCTGTGGCCCTCGCTCGCGGTGGTCGAGGTGGGGGAGCGCGTGGCGCGCGAGGCCGCCGCGCTGCTCGCCTCGAGCACCGTCCCGCTGCGGGCCGACGACGCCGTGCACGTCGCGTCCGCGCTCACGGTGGCGCACCCCGAGACCGTCGTGGCCGCCTGGGACGACCAGGTCGCGTCAGCGGCGCGGGCGCGGTCGCTGATCGTCCTGCCCTGA
- a CDS encoding type II toxin-antitoxin system Phd/YefM family antitoxin, with protein sequence MEVAVSALRAELKTWIERAREGEEVIITDRGLPVARLSGIAAADLVQGLVRDGLLTPAQVERPVHEPPAAPAGNGSRALSGLVRRIRR encoded by the coding sequence ATGGAGGTCGCCGTCAGCGCGCTGCGCGCGGAGCTCAAGACGTGGATCGAGCGAGCCCGCGAGGGCGAGGAGGTCATCATCACCGACCGCGGCCTGCCCGTCGCCCGGCTCAGCGGCATCGCCGCCGCCGACCTGGTCCAGGGCCTCGTGCGCGACGGGCTGCTCACGCCCGCGCAGGTGGAGCGGCCCGTGCACGAGCCGCCCGCCGCGCCCGCCGGGAACGGGTCGCGCGCCCTGTCCGGCCTGGTCCGCCGCATCCGCCGCTGA
- a CDS encoding DUF2516 family protein, with translation MNSVQNLVADAIALAVLVAAIIAIADAVRRPERAYTSEGKNTKTIWMLILGAGLLFALLGTLNMIGIVLNIIAIGPAAVYWYGVRPAIKPYGTGGPRRPQGPQW, from the coding sequence GTGAACTCCGTCCAGAACCTGGTCGCCGACGCCATCGCCCTGGCCGTCCTCGTCGCAGCGATCATCGCGATCGCGGACGCCGTCCGCCGCCCCGAGCGTGCCTACACGTCCGAGGGCAAGAACACCAAGACGATCTGGATGCTCATCCTGGGCGCCGGGCTGCTGTTCGCCCTGCTCGGGACGCTGAACATGATCGGGATCGTCCTCAACATCATCGCGATCGGCCCCGCCGCCGTGTACTGGTACGGCGTGCGTCCCGCCATCAAGCCGTACGGCACGGGCGGGCCCCGCCGGCCGCAGGGCCCGCAGTGGTGA
- a CDS encoding FUSC family protein has protein sequence MSTADAARPGSRLARRVVRRVVLRARARQGYSRVRASFWPLLQAAAAAGAAYLLAGWVFGHAQPFFASIAAWACLGFSFDRDLRKIAEVAFGVTVGLAVGDLVVRLIGSGWWQLSTVLVVAAVVARFVDRGAVLAAQAGTQAIVIVGLPSLTGGPFGRAADAMVGGAVALAFALLTPTDPRRRLRTLGTVATTALATVVEQAATAARGADEDGLEAALVRARAADPALHEFLDRVHSASEQARVTVNRVHREELRRLENQAVLVERAMRSVRVLVRRAPYGLQHASATERGVLADLLDRYAAGVRQLASAIETGQDAVAARGTLTEVARDADPHEAAADWGIQSLVLLLRSPVVDVLEAAGAAPDAARAALHEL, from the coding sequence GTGAGCACCGCGGACGCCGCCCGGCCGGGCAGCCGCCTGGCTCGCCGCGTGGTGCGGCGGGTCGTGCTGCGGGCCCGCGCGCGGCAGGGGTACTCGCGCGTGCGCGCCTCGTTCTGGCCGCTGCTCCAGGCGGCCGCGGCCGCCGGTGCCGCCTACCTGCTGGCCGGGTGGGTCTTCGGGCACGCGCAGCCGTTCTTCGCGTCGATCGCCGCGTGGGCGTGCCTGGGGTTCTCGTTCGACCGCGACCTGCGCAAGATCGCCGAGGTGGCGTTCGGCGTCACCGTCGGCCTGGCGGTGGGCGACCTCGTGGTGCGGCTCATCGGCTCCGGCTGGTGGCAGCTGTCGACGGTGCTCGTCGTCGCGGCGGTCGTCGCCCGGTTCGTCGACCGGGGGGCCGTGCTCGCGGCCCAGGCCGGGACGCAGGCCATCGTCATCGTGGGCCTGCCGTCGCTCACCGGCGGGCCGTTCGGCCGCGCGGCCGACGCGATGGTGGGCGGCGCCGTCGCGCTCGCCTTCGCGCTGCTCACGCCCACCGACCCGCGCCGTCGGCTGCGCACGCTCGGCACCGTCGCGACGACGGCGCTGGCCACCGTCGTCGAGCAGGCCGCCACGGCCGCGCGCGGGGCCGACGAGGACGGGCTCGAGGCGGCGCTCGTGCGCGCCCGGGCCGCGGACCCCGCCCTGCACGAGTTCCTCGACCGCGTGCACAGCGCGAGCGAGCAGGCGCGCGTGACCGTCAACCGGGTGCACCGCGAGGAGCTGCGCCGGCTCGAGAACCAGGCCGTGCTCGTGGAGCGCGCCATGCGCTCCGTGCGCGTGCTCGTGCGGCGCGCGCCCTACGGGCTCCAGCACGCCTCGGCGACCGAGCGCGGCGTCCTCGCCGACCTGCTCGACCGGTACGCCGCGGGCGTGCGGCAGCTCGCGTCGGCGATCGAGACGGGGCAGGACGCCGTCGCCGCGCGCGGCACGCTCACCGAGGTGGCGCGCGACGCCGACCCGCACGAGGCCGCCGCGGACTGGGGGATCCAGTCGCTCGTGCTGCTGCTGCGCTCGCCCGTCGTGGACGTGCTCGAGGCGGCCGGCGCGGCCCCCGACGCCGCCCGCGCGGCCCTGCACGAGCTGTAG